In the Haloferula helveola genome, one interval contains:
- a CDS encoding bifunctional nuclease family protein yields MSSPVRVEPIALMPTQAGCAVFLGDGEKAIVFYIDIAIGSSINAVLAGQTPPRPLTHDLFVHALEGFGAKVSRAVIVAVEEEVYYARLILEAENEIMERKIVELDARPSDCIALAVRVGAPVYVVAELWESLEDMTPVLEEMRKKGMNPGQE; encoded by the coding sequence GTGAGCAGCCCCGTCCGCGTCGAACCGATCGCCCTGATGCCCACCCAGGCCGGCTGCGCCGTCTTTCTCGGCGATGGGGAAAAGGCGATCGTGTTCTACATCGACATCGCGATCGGATCGTCGATCAACGCGGTGCTCGCCGGGCAAACGCCTCCGCGCCCCCTGACCCACGACCTGTTCGTTCACGCTCTGGAGGGATTCGGCGCCAAGGTCTCGCGGGCGGTGATCGTCGCGGTCGAGGAGGAGGTCTACTACGCGCGCCTGATTCTGGAGGCCGAAAACGAGATCATGGAGCGCAAGATCGTCGAGCTCGACGCCCGTCCGTCCGACTGCATCGCGCTGGCGGTGCGGGTCGGAGCGCCGGTCTACGTGGTCGCCGAACTCTGGGAATCCCTTGAGGATATGACCCCCGTACTCGAAGAAATGCGTAAAAAGGGCATGAATCCGGGGCAAGAATAG
- a CDS encoding alpha-L-rhamnosidase C-terminal domain-containing protein — MKTLLLCCLAISTVLSAQGPPPTAEKSPLSHHFIAPTRIVWTAEKGVQHADSLLKPAPGQATLTNPIPPAVLEAGEGSGAIVLDFGTEISGYLELFTPISEGKTPPKARIRFGESVSETMADIDHKGAQNDHALRDQIVSLPWLGKKMVGPSGFRFVRIDATDPKHPVRLSQVRAVLQIRDVPYLGSFKCDDERINRIWKTGAWTVHLNMQDYLWDGIKRDRLVWLGDMHPEVSVIGAVFGHNEVVPESLDLIRDITPPTQWMNGISSYSMWWIILHEDWYRMHGNLDYLREQKDYLQALLPRLAGFVAEDGRETLDGMRFLDWPTFENKTAVHEGLQAMMVMTMESGARLMKLLDDPQTAKVCEDAVAKLRKHVPEKSGRKSPAALCALAGLRDSAEVATALKDGGPKDLSTFYGYYVIRALGEAGETDAALDLISRYWGGMLDFGATTFWEDFDLAWTENAGRIDEPVPPGKKDLHGDFGAHCYIGFRHSFCHGWAGGPTAFLSHHVLGVEAAAPGFAKVRINPRLGELKWAEGTYPTPKGVIKLRHERQADGSIRSDIELPDGIEQVD, encoded by the coding sequence ATGAAAACCCTGCTCCTCTGCTGCCTCGCCATCTCAACCGTCCTCTCCGCCCAAGGCCCGCCGCCGACGGCCGAGAAGTCTCCGCTTTCCCATCACTTCATCGCCCCCACCCGGATTGTCTGGACAGCGGAAAAGGGCGTGCAGCACGCCGACAGCTTGCTCAAACCCGCGCCCGGACAAGCGACCCTGACCAACCCGATTCCACCCGCGGTGCTCGAAGCCGGCGAAGGCTCAGGCGCCATCGTCCTCGATTTCGGAACCGAGATCTCGGGCTACCTCGAACTCTTCACGCCCATCTCCGAGGGCAAGACGCCGCCCAAGGCGCGGATCCGCTTCGGCGAGTCGGTTTCGGAAACGATGGCCGACATCGATCACAAGGGTGCGCAGAACGACCACGCCCTGCGCGACCAGATCGTAAGCCTGCCGTGGCTCGGCAAGAAGATGGTCGGCCCGTCGGGTTTCCGTTTTGTCCGGATCGACGCGACGGATCCGAAACATCCGGTCCGCTTGTCGCAGGTCCGTGCGGTGCTCCAAATACGAGATGTGCCGTATTTGGGATCGTTCAAATGCGACGACGAAAGGATCAACCGGATCTGGAAGACCGGCGCCTGGACGGTTCACCTCAACATGCAGGACTACCTGTGGGACGGCATCAAACGCGACCGACTCGTCTGGCTCGGCGACATGCACCCGGAAGTCTCGGTGATCGGCGCGGTCTTCGGTCATAACGAGGTGGTGCCGGAGAGCCTCGATCTCATCCGGGACATCACCCCGCCGACCCAGTGGATGAACGGGATCAGCTCCTACTCGATGTGGTGGATCATTCTCCATGAGGACTGGTACCGGATGCACGGCAATCTCGACTACCTTCGCGAGCAAAAGGACTACCTGCAGGCGCTTCTTCCGCGTCTGGCGGGTTTCGTCGCCGAGGACGGGCGCGAGACGCTCGACGGGATGCGCTTCCTCGACTGGCCGACTTTCGAGAACAAGACCGCCGTACACGAAGGCCTGCAGGCGATGATGGTGATGACGATGGAGAGCGGTGCCCGCCTGATGAAGCTTCTCGACGACCCGCAGACGGCGAAGGTCTGCGAGGACGCGGTCGCCAAGCTGCGCAAGCACGTCCCGGAGAAGAGCGGCCGCAAGTCGCCTGCCGCGCTGTGCGCACTGGCCGGCCTGCGGGATTCCGCCGAGGTCGCCACGGCGCTCAAGGACGGCGGACCGAAGGACCTCTCGACCTTCTACGGCTACTACGTGATCCGCGCGCTCGGAGAGGCCGGGGAAACCGACGCCGCCCTCGACCTGATCAGCCGCTACTGGGGTGGCATGCTCGACTTCGGCGCCACCACCTTTTGGGAAGACTTCGACCTCGCGTGGACCGAAAACGCGGGGCGCATCGACGAGCCTGTCCCGCCGGGCAAGAAGGACCTGCACGGCGATTTCGGCGCCCACTGCTACATTGGCTTCCGCCACAGCTTCTGCCACGGCTGGGCCGGTGGCCCGACCGCCTTTCTCAGCCATCACGTGCTCGGCGTCGAGGCCGCAGCACCCGGCTTCGCCAAAGTCCGCATCAACCCCCGGCTCGGCGAGCTGAAATGGGCCGAGGGCACCTACCCGACCCCCAAGGGCGTGATCAAGCTGCGACACGAACGCCAGGCGGACGGCTCGATCCGGAGTGACATCGAACTGCCCGACGGCATCGAACAGGTCGACTGA
- a CDS encoding LL-diaminopimelate aminotransferase, which yields MASINANFLKLKAGYLFPEIGRRVGAFTEANPDLAGKIIRCGIGDVTEPLPEAVRKAMHEGIDEQGDRSTFKGYGPEQGYAFLREAIVENQFADLGITPDEVFISDGSKCDTGNILDIFGEGNRIAITDPVYPVYVDTNVMAGNTGEADDKGAYEGLVYLPCTAENGFVADLPTEKVDLIYLCFPNNPTGTVATKEQLKAWVDYAKANDAIILFDAAYEAFIQDPEIPHSIFEIEGAHECCIEFRSFSKNGGFTGVRCAYVVIPKTVTGSTPDGTRIPLHQLWSRRHSTKFNGASYPVQKGAAAVFSAEGKAQVSTLIEHYMGNAALLREACTKAGLTVFGGENAPYVWVQCPVGVGSWEMFDKMLGEAQVVITPGAGFGAAGEGYFRISAFNSRENVEEVCKRIATVLG from the coding sequence ATGGCCTCCATCAACGCGAACTTCCTGAAACTCAAAGCCGGATACCTTTTCCCCGAAATCGGCCGCCGCGTCGGCGCCTTCACCGAGGCGAACCCGGATCTGGCCGGAAAGATCATCCGCTGTGGCATCGGCGACGTGACCGAGCCTCTGCCGGAAGCTGTGCGCAAGGCTATGCATGAGGGCATCGACGAGCAGGGCGACCGCTCGACCTTCAAGGGCTACGGCCCCGAGCAAGGCTACGCGTTCCTGCGCGAGGCGATCGTCGAGAACCAGTTCGCCGATCTCGGCATCACGCCCGACGAGGTGTTCATCTCCGACGGCTCGAAGTGCGACACCGGCAACATCCTCGACATCTTCGGTGAGGGAAACCGGATCGCCATCACCGATCCGGTCTACCCGGTCTACGTCGACACCAACGTGATGGCCGGCAACACCGGCGAGGCCGATGACAAGGGCGCCTACGAAGGGCTCGTCTATCTCCCCTGCACCGCGGAGAACGGCTTCGTCGCCGACCTGCCGACCGAGAAGGTCGACCTGATCTATCTCTGCTTCCCGAACAACCCGACCGGCACGGTCGCGACCAAGGAACAGCTCAAGGCATGGGTCGACTACGCCAAGGCCAACGACGCGATCATCCTTTTCGACGCCGCCTACGAGGCCTTCATCCAGGATCCCGAGATCCCGCATTCGATCTTCGAGATCGAGGGTGCGCACGAATGCTGCATCGAGTTCCGGTCGTTCTCGAAGAACGGCGGCTTCACCGGCGTGCGCTGCGCCTACGTGGTCATTCCGAAGACCGTGACCGGCAGCACGCCGGACGGCACGCGGATCCCGCTTCACCAACTCTGGAGCCGTCGCCACTCGACCAAGTTCAACGGCGCTTCCTACCCCGTGCAGAAGGGTGCCGCCGCGGTCTTCTCGGCGGAAGGCAAGGCGCAGGTCAGCACGCTCATCGAACACTACATGGGCAACGCAGCGCTGCTTCGCGAAGCCTGCACCAAGGCAGGACTGACGGTCTTCGGCGGCGAGAACGCTCCCTACGTCTGGGTCCAGTGCCCGGTGGGTGTCGGTTCGTGGGAAATGTTCGACAAGATGCTCGGCGAAGCGCAGGTGGTCATCACCCCCGGCGCCGGATTCGGTGCCGCCGGCGAAGGCTACTTCCGCATCTCCGCCTTCAACTCCCGCGAGAACGTCGAGGAAGTCTGCAAACGGATCGCGACGGTTCTGGGATAA
- a CDS encoding DUF4126 domain-containing protein: protein MSEAIAILAGIGLAAACGFRVFLPLFIASLAVQTGVDGVGGFELRSLLGDSLPWLGTMPVTIAFGVATVLEVGAYYIPWLDNALDTVSTPAAMIAGTLVAFAFFPGIMDDGYLKWAIAAIAGGGTAGVVQGGSVAARGTSSATTGGFGNVVVATTELIGSVVTSILAVFLPLIAGLLAIALCAIVITAFVRIRRRIRAKA from the coding sequence ATGAGCGAAGCCATCGCCATCCTTGCCGGCATCGGACTGGCCGCGGCCTGCGGCTTCCGCGTCTTCCTGCCGTTGTTCATCGCCAGCCTGGCGGTGCAGACCGGCGTCGACGGCGTCGGAGGCTTCGAACTCCGCTCGCTCCTCGGTGACTCGCTGCCGTGGCTCGGGACCATGCCGGTCACGATCGCTTTCGGTGTGGCAACCGTTTTGGAAGTCGGCGCCTACTACATCCCCTGGCTCGACAACGCCCTCGACACCGTCTCGACCCCCGCCGCGATGATCGCCGGGACGCTGGTCGCCTTCGCGTTCTTTCCGGGGATCATGGACGACGGCTACCTGAAGTGGGCCATCGCCGCGATCGCCGGTGGCGGAACCGCCGGAGTGGTCCAAGGCGGCTCCGTGGCCGCACGGGGCACCTCCAGCGCCACCACCGGGGGCTTCGGCAACGTGGTGGTCGCCACCACCGAGTTGATCGGCTCGGTCGTCACTTCGATCCTCGCCGTCTTCCTACCGCTGATCGCGGGCCTCCTCGCCATCGCGCTCTGCGCGATCGTGATCACCGCCTTCGTCCGCATCCGGCGCCGCATCCGCGCCAAAGCCTGA
- a CDS encoding metal-dependent hydrolase, with translation MRKEMNTATHALAPLLIVHALGRSKWVARRKLWLVGLFGALPDLLCPHLSLDARMTSWSHGLPAWGGFTLALMVAVPLSRGWLGWRLAIACSLAYLLHLFCDAIAGGINWLYPVADGIWGKYWVPPIYWTPIDIVLVLTTYFVFRAIPRWRKSRARAAGEPLGEVGES, from the coding sequence ATGCGTAAGGAGATGAACACCGCCACCCACGCCCTCGCCCCGCTGTTGATCGTCCACGCTCTCGGGCGGTCGAAGTGGGTCGCTCGGCGAAAGCTGTGGCTGGTCGGCCTGTTCGGCGCCCTGCCGGATCTGCTTTGTCCGCACCTCAGCCTCGATGCCCGCATGACGAGCTGGTCGCACGGCCTTCCCGCTTGGGGTGGGTTCACGCTGGCATTGATGGTGGCCGTGCCGCTCAGCCGAGGGTGGCTGGGTTGGCGGCTGGCGATCGCGTGCTCGCTGGCCTACCTGCTGCACCTGTTCTGCGATGCCATCGCGGGCGGGATCAACTGGCTGTATCCGGTCGCGGACGGGATCTGGGGAAAGTACTGGGTGCCGCCGATCTATTGGACGCCGATCGATATCGTGTTGGTGCTGACGACCTACTTCGTGTTCCGGGCGATTCCCCGGTGGAGGAAGTCGAGGGCGCGCGCCGCCGGGGAGCCGTTGGGTGAGGTCGGGGAGTCGTAG
- the recJ gene encoding single-stranded-DNA-specific exonuclease RecJ — MKPMRPEAREWILRGEPFRINGNGSADGFPAILGHLIEQRGLPSGDDLESFLRPRLRDLADPFELCDMRPAVERVLTAVDRRENVCIYGDYDVDGVSSVALTRRILKAYGLDPRYFIPHRSSEGYGLSEQAIERCMSEGPKPDLLIAVDCGTVSVDEVAKLRENNVDVVVVDHHEPGPRGRPDVVALVNPKCGPGPEYLCAAGVCFKLAHALLKERPLPDFDLKSLIELVTLATIADIVPMVGENRLLVRHGLKRLPNTLNPGLQALQKTAGMNGRASSMDIGFRIGPRLNAAGRMDVPEDALGILMTDCRRRANDFAERLEGYNRRRQQHEAQIRKEALEMLERDFDPNDPVIVLGSRGWHPGVVGIVASRLMRQFHKPTFIVAIDEEGIGKGSGRSVEGVSLVEAINQGREHLVAGGGHDMAAGISVHEDKMDAFRESFANYVVNRTDPDARKPKLYLDAEISLDQLSLDFLRDYELLQPFGNGNPQPIFMSRSVHLSRPPTHMKNQHLRLNLRQGYHEQDAVFFGGGEVDLPDPPWDIAFTIDRNHFRGRTSLQVIIQDVRAADKA; from the coding sequence ATGAAACCGATGCGACCCGAAGCCCGAGAATGGATCTTGCGCGGCGAGCCTTTCCGGATAAACGGAAACGGCTCGGCGGACGGATTTCCGGCGATCCTCGGGCACTTGATCGAGCAACGCGGGTTACCCTCGGGAGATGATCTCGAGAGCTTCCTGCGGCCGCGTTTGCGCGACCTCGCCGACCCCTTCGAACTGTGCGACATGCGGCCGGCGGTGGAGCGCGTGCTGACGGCGGTCGACCGTCGCGAGAATGTCTGCATCTATGGCGACTACGATGTCGACGGCGTCAGTTCGGTGGCGTTGACGCGTCGCATCCTCAAGGCGTACGGACTCGATCCGCGCTACTTCATTCCCCACCGCAGCAGCGAGGGCTACGGACTCAGCGAGCAGGCGATCGAACGTTGCATGAGCGAGGGTCCGAAACCGGATCTCCTGATTGCGGTCGATTGCGGCACGGTCTCGGTCGACGAAGTGGCGAAGCTACGTGAGAACAACGTCGATGTGGTCGTGGTCGACCACCATGAGCCGGGTCCGCGCGGACGTCCGGACGTGGTGGCCTTGGTGAATCCGAAGTGCGGACCAGGACCGGAGTATCTTTGTGCGGCGGGTGTTTGCTTCAAGCTCGCGCACGCCTTGCTGAAGGAGCGGCCGCTGCCGGACTTCGACCTCAAATCGCTGATCGAGCTGGTGACCCTGGCCACCATCGCCGACATCGTGCCGATGGTCGGCGAGAACCGCCTGCTGGTCCGGCACGGACTCAAGCGGCTGCCGAATACGCTCAATCCCGGGCTCCAGGCCTTGCAAAAGACGGCCGGAATGAATGGCCGGGCGAGCTCGATGGACATCGGCTTCCGCATCGGGCCGCGGCTCAACGCCGCCGGCCGGATGGACGTGCCGGAGGATGCCCTCGGGATCCTGATGACCGACTGCCGCCGTCGCGCGAACGACTTTGCCGAGCGCCTCGAAGGCTATAACCGACGCCGACAGCAGCACGAGGCCCAGATCCGCAAGGAGGCGCTGGAGATGCTCGAACGCGACTTCGATCCGAATGATCCGGTCATCGTTCTCGGTTCCCGTGGTTGGCACCCCGGTGTGGTCGGGATCGTCGCGTCGCGGTTGATGCGCCAGTTCCACAAGCCGACTTTTATCGTCGCGATCGATGAGGAAGGCATCGGCAAGGGCAGCGGACGGAGTGTTGAAGGAGTCTCACTGGTCGAGGCGATCAACCAAGGCCGCGAACATCTCGTTGCCGGTGGAGGTCATGACATGGCCGCTGGAATCTCGGTGCATGAGGACAAGATGGATGCGTTCCGCGAGTCCTTCGCCAACTACGTCGTGAATCGTACGGATCCCGACGCGAGAAAGCCGAAGCTCTACCTCGATGCGGAAATCTCGCTCGACCAGTTGTCGCTCGATTTTCTCCGCGACTACGAATTGCTCCAGCCTTTCGGCAACGGCAACCCTCAGCCGATCTTCATGTCGCGCTCGGTGCACCTGAGCCGCCCGCCGACGCATATGAAGAACCAGCACCTGCGTCTGAACCTGCGCCAGGGTTACCACGAGCAGGACGCGGTATTCTTCGGGGGCGGAGAGGTGGATCTGCCCGATCCGCCGTGGGACATCGCGTTCACCATCGACCGCAACCACTTCCGCGGCCGGACGAGCCTGCAGGTCATCATCCAGGATGTCCGGGCGGCCGACAAGGCGTGA
- a CDS encoding sulfatase-like hydrolase/transferase yields MRLLLLMALAPFLAAAEKPNLIVIFTDDLGYADLGCQGQEKDVRTPNLDRFAAEGLRCTAGYVTAPQCSPSRAGLITGRYQQRMGIDSIPDIPLPLEEVTIAEMLRPAGYATGMVGKWHLEPNAVCLKWAAKHRPNLKPTGKRRINIPQSDRIAHFPAKQGFSDHFTGEMNQFYANYELTGQDRKPGFIQKPGFRIDLQTEGALAFIRRHRSAPFFLYLCYYAPHTPLELAKPYVNEFPEDMPVRRRAGLSMIRGVDHGVGRIMELLKELGIDDDTLVIFTSDNGAPIKNRKDTPITTDAGGWDGSLNTPWVGEKGMLSEGGIRVPFLVRWPGKVPAGSVSDTPVSTLDIAPTALEVAGLDARDNLDGRSLMPMLEKPAEAQPERTLHWRFWNQIACRRGKWKYLSVNAEKEFLFDMESDAHETRDLSETHPEVLKSLRNESNAWAAELKPPGPPPGRANPQEKRWYQEYFNVELEGTSP; encoded by the coding sequence ATGCGCCTACTGCTTCTGATGGCTCTGGCCCCGTTCCTCGCGGCGGCCGAAAAGCCCAATCTGATCGTGATCTTCACCGACGACCTCGGCTACGCCGATCTCGGCTGCCAAGGTCAGGAGAAGGACGTTCGAACTCCCAATCTCGACCGCTTCGCCGCCGAAGGCCTGCGCTGCACGGCGGGCTACGTCACGGCCCCCCAGTGCTCCCCTTCCCGGGCCGGGCTGATCACCGGCCGCTACCAGCAGCGGATGGGCATCGACTCGATTCCCGACATCCCGCTGCCGCTTGAGGAGGTGACGATCGCCGAAATGCTCCGCCCGGCGGGCTACGCCACCGGGATGGTCGGCAAGTGGCACCTCGAACCGAACGCGGTCTGCCTGAAATGGGCCGCCAAGCACCGACCGAACCTCAAACCGACCGGCAAGCGCCGGATCAACATCCCGCAGTCGGACCGGATCGCCCACTTCCCCGCCAAGCAGGGATTCAGCGACCACTTCACCGGCGAGATGAACCAGTTCTACGCCAACTACGAGCTGACCGGTCAGGACCGGAAGCCGGGGTTCATCCAAAAGCCGGGCTTCCGTATCGATCTGCAGACGGAAGGCGCGCTCGCCTTCATCCGTCGCCACAGGTCGGCCCCCTTCTTCCTCTACCTCTGCTACTACGCTCCCCATACTCCGCTCGAACTGGCCAAGCCCTACGTCAACGAATTCCCGGAAGACATGCCGGTCCGCCGTCGGGCCGGGCTCTCGATGATCCGCGGCGTCGACCACGGCGTCGGCCGGATCATGGAGCTGCTCAAGGAGCTCGGCATCGATGACGACACGCTCGTGATCTTCACCAGCGACAACGGCGCGCCGATCAAGAACCGGAAGGACACTCCGATCACCACCGATGCCGGTGGCTGGGACGGATCGCTGAACACCCCGTGGGTCGGCGAGAAGGGCATGCTCAGCGAGGGAGGAATCCGCGTCCCGTTCCTCGTCCGCTGGCCGGGCAAGGTTCCGGCCGGAAGTGTCAGCGACACTCCAGTCTCAACTTTGGACATCGCACCGACTGCATTGGAGGTCGCGGGACTCGATGCACGCGACAACCTCGACGGCCGATCACTGATGCCGATGCTCGAAAAGCCGGCCGAAGCGCAACCCGAGCGTACGCTTCACTGGCGGTTCTGGAACCAGATTGCCTGCCGCCGCGGGAAGTGGAAGTATCTCTCGGTCAATGCCGAGAAGGAGTTCCTGTTCGATATGGAATCCGACGCTCACGAAACCCGCGATCTCTCCGAAACCCACCCCGAAGTCCTCAAAAGCCTGCGCAACGAATCGAACGCGTGGGCGGCCGAACTGAAACCGCCCGGCCCTCCGCCCGGCCGCGCCAATCCACAGGAGAAGCGTTGGTATCAGGAATACTTCAACGTCGAATTGGAAGGAACCTCCCCATGA
- a CDS encoding RNA polymerase sigma factor translates to MTRWTVVSMARGDNGEAARQALEELCGAYWYPLYGFARRRGLSPDDAEDAVQAFFLKLLKQDSLGRADRERGRLRSFLLGALSNFLAQRWRNESAAKRGGGAKPLRIDQTWAEERLTQEVDGSTESEDFDREWAYALIERVFGRLERFHEAKGRERVFERLKGCLLGDGSYGDEAEIAAELELSGAGVRSAVFQMRQRFRRYVEEEIRDTVGSEADLREELSHLCRVLAEHQG, encoded by the coding sequence TTGACGCGTTGGACCGTCGTCTCGATGGCCCGGGGGGACAACGGCGAGGCGGCGCGGCAGGCGCTGGAGGAACTCTGCGGTGCCTATTGGTATCCGCTGTATGGCTTTGCGAGGCGGCGCGGGCTGTCACCGGACGATGCCGAGGACGCGGTGCAGGCGTTTTTCCTGAAACTACTCAAGCAGGACTCGCTGGGTCGGGCGGATCGGGAACGTGGCCGGCTGCGATCGTTTCTGCTGGGCGCCTTGTCCAACTTCCTCGCGCAGCGCTGGCGGAATGAAAGCGCGGCGAAGCGGGGCGGGGGCGCGAAACCGCTGCGGATCGACCAGACTTGGGCCGAGGAACGGCTGACGCAGGAGGTCGATGGGTCGACTGAATCGGAGGACTTTGATCGCGAATGGGCCTATGCGTTGATCGAGCGGGTGTTCGGGCGGCTGGAGCGATTCCACGAAGCGAAAGGAAGGGAGCGGGTGTTTGAGCGGCTGAAGGGCTGCCTGCTGGGCGACGGCAGCTACGGCGACGAGGCGGAGATCGCCGCCGAACTCGAATTGAGTGGAGCGGGGGTCCGCTCGGCCGTGTTCCAGATGCGGCAGCGATTCCGGCGCTACGTCGAGGAAGAGATCCGCGACACCGTGGGCAGTGAGGCCGATCTGCGTGAGGAGCTGTCGCACCTGTGCCGGGTCCTGGCCGAACATCAAGGCTGA
- a CDS encoding acetylxylan esterase, with amino-acid sequence MKGSFQSLLATVLLAFPATCFAEEPTPETWEPDPKVVESWQGKFKDGKNFHDDRVPDYRLPDPLVSEAGKAITETEDWTNIRRPEILELFRKHVYGIRPTTPYQIDFEEVGRQENAYGIGAVARQVRATVTAEKGVRSFDFVLVTPKSGQPAPLIVMIHNRSAVTLENAVGEASSFWPVETLIRRGYATAGFHTSDVDPDEKSGYGKGIRSLLDANDSDPMTRWHTLSAWGWGASRVLDYALKQPGIDPERTAVVGHSRGGKTALWAGAEDPRFKLVYSNNSGCGGAALSRRAFGETVERINTSFPHWFNGNFKTYNGKEGELPVDQHQLIALIAPRPVYVTSRDRDLWADPRGEYTSVVQAGPVYGLFGLEHITDPEMPPLDTPLHIGSTGYHILTGKHNLDEQDWGHFLDFADGVFKRKTGEDPR; translated from the coding sequence ATGAAGGGCTCATTCCAGTCACTGCTCGCCACCGTCCTGCTCGCGTTTCCCGCTACCTGCTTCGCCGAAGAACCGACTCCCGAGACATGGGAGCCCGATCCGAAAGTCGTCGAGAGCTGGCAGGGCAAGTTCAAGGACGGGAAGAATTTCCATGACGACCGGGTGCCCGACTACCGACTCCCCGACCCACTGGTGTCGGAAGCAGGCAAGGCGATCACCGAGACCGAAGATTGGACCAACATCCGGCGGCCGGAGATTCTCGAACTCTTCCGCAAGCACGTCTACGGCATCCGTCCGACGACACCCTATCAAATCGACTTCGAGGAAGTCGGCCGGCAGGAGAACGCCTACGGAATCGGCGCGGTGGCACGGCAGGTCCGGGCAACCGTCACTGCGGAAAAGGGGGTGCGTTCCTTCGACTTCGTACTCGTGACACCGAAGTCCGGGCAACCGGCGCCATTGATTGTGATGATTCACAACCGCAGCGCCGTCACGTTGGAGAATGCCGTTGGTGAGGCGAGCAGCTTCTGGCCAGTCGAAACGTTGATCCGGAGGGGCTATGCCACGGCAGGCTTCCACACCTCGGACGTCGATCCCGACGAGAAGAGTGGCTACGGGAAAGGGATCCGCTCCCTACTGGATGCCAACGACAGCGACCCCATGACGCGCTGGCACACCCTGTCGGCCTGGGGCTGGGGAGCGAGCCGGGTGCTCGACTACGCGCTCAAGCAACCCGGCATCGATCCGGAGCGTACCGCGGTGGTCGGCCACTCGCGCGGAGGCAAGACGGCGCTGTGGGCGGGAGCCGAGGACCCGCGGTTCAAACTGGTTTACAGCAACAACTCCGGTTGCGGGGGCGCTGCCCTGTCACGTCGAGCCTTCGGTGAGACCGTCGAACGCATCAACACGAGCTTCCCCCATTGGTTCAACGGCAACTTCAAGACCTACAATGGCAAGGAAGGTGAACTGCCCGTGGATCAGCACCAGCTGATCGCCCTGATCGCCCCGCGACCGGTCTATGTGACCAGCAGGGATCGCGACCTCTGGGCCGACCCGCGCGGCGAGTACACCTCCGTTGTGCAAGCCGGTCCGGTCTACGGATTGTTCGGACTCGAGCACATCACGGATCCCGAGATGCCGCCGCTCGACACGCCACTTCACATCGGATCGACCGGCTATCACATCCTCACCGGCAAACACAATCTGGACGAACAGGACTGGGGCCACTTCCTCGACTTCGCGGACGGCGTCTTCAAGAGGAAGACCGGTGAGGATCCGCGCTGA
- a CDS encoding acyl-CoA desaturase: MKLRIPRERVDWINTVFLLIISLLAVIAAPIYIWHYGFDAFQLGMFLFYVIATGMSITLGYHRLFSHLSFKAKWPVRLFTLVFGACAFENSVINWVSDHRRHHKHTDHDDDPYDISRGFFWAHIGWILFKTLPEPPLDNVADLRKSKLVMWQHKWDKVIALTVGLLLPALLGYLHSGPTGALGGFLLAGVLRVFVVQQCTFFINSLCHTIGRQPYSTKCSARDSFVMSLVTFGEGYHNYHHEFQHDYRNGVKPWNFDPTKWAIWCLSKVGLASDLRRVPNSRVLLAEITEARRKAEAELARIAESHDAAWRESASEAIHHLLERLSATYHELEQAIANKVKLSREALGRWSDETREVMRHLGEIRALRLPSFA; this comes from the coding sequence ATGAAATTGCGTATTCCCCGTGAGCGGGTCGATTGGATCAATACCGTCTTCCTGCTCATCATCAGCCTTCTCGCTGTAATTGCGGCTCCGATCTACATCTGGCACTACGGTTTCGATGCGTTTCAGCTCGGAATGTTCCTGTTTTACGTGATCGCCACAGGCATGAGCATCACGCTCGGCTACCACCGCCTGTTCTCGCACCTTTCCTTCAAGGCCAAGTGGCCGGTCCGGCTTTTCACCCTCGTTTTCGGCGCCTGCGCCTTCGAAAACTCGGTGATCAACTGGGTGTCCGACCACCGCCGCCACCACAAGCACACCGACCACGACGACGACCCCTACGACATCTCGAGGGGCTTCTTCTGGGCGCACATCGGGTGGATCCTTTTCAAGACCCTGCCGGAGCCGCCGCTCGACAATGTCGCCGACCTCCGCAAGTCGAAGCTCGTGATGTGGCAGCACAAGTGGGACAAGGTGATCGCACTGACCGTGGGCCTGCTGCTCCCCGCCTTGCTCGGCTACCTCCACAGCGGCCCGACCGGCGCGCTCGGCGGCTTCCTCCTCGCGGGCGTGCTCCGCGTGTTCGTCGTCCAGCAGTGCACCTTCTTCATCAACTCGCTGTGCCACACCATCGGCCGCCAGCCGTACTCGACCAAGTGCAGCGCCCGCGACAGCTTCGTGATGTCGCTCGTCACCTTCGGCGAGGGCTACCACAACTATCACCACGAGTTTCAGCACGACTACCGCAACGGCGTGAAGCCGTGGAATTTCGACCCGACCAAGTGGGCGATCTGGTGCCTGTCGAAAGTCGGCCTCGCCAGCGACCTGCGACGCGTCCCGAACAGCCGCGTGCTGCTTGCCGAAATCACCGAAGCACGCCGCAAGGCGGAAGCGGAACTGGCCCGCATCGCCGAGTCCCACGACGCCGCTTGGCGCGAGTCGGCCAGCGAGGCGATCCACCACCTCCTCGAGCGCCTCAGCGCGACCTACCACGAGCTGGAGCAGGCGATCGCCAACAAGGTGAAGCTGTCGCGTGAAGCCCTCGGTCGCTGGAGCGACGAGACCCGCGAAGTGATGCGCCACCTTGGCGAGATCCGCGCGCTGCGTCTGCCGAGCTTCGCCTGA